A genomic segment from Lutibacter sp. A80 encodes:
- a CDS encoding TetR/AcrR family transcriptional regulator, translated as MQQELKSEITKQVILSKAFNLFYKHGFKTTSIDKIMKETTFSKGAFYHHYKSKKELGLEIISLKVQKRVVNGMILPLKEPGDAYQLIENVFIKRLKEFSFYDKENGCPMNNLINEIGNDEIAYQNALKNIVELWKKALVQLLERGKYEHSIKKNISSEAVAIYLISAFEGIRGIRKLYDNDSVLDDFVSGLSFYLKQLKV; from the coding sequence ATGCAACAGGAGTTAAAATCTGAAATAACAAAACAAGTAATTTTAAGTAAGGCTTTTAATCTATTTTACAAACATGGTTTTAAAACTACCAGTATTGATAAAATAATGAAAGAAACTACTTTTAGTAAGGGGGCTTTTTACCATCATTACAAAAGTAAAAAAGAATTAGGTCTTGAAATTATTAGCTTAAAAGTTCAAAAGCGTGTTGTAAATGGTATGATTTTACCGCTTAAAGAGCCAGGTGATGCTTACCAGTTAATAGAAAATGTTTTTATAAAACGTCTTAAAGAGTTTTCCTTTTATGACAAGGAGAATGGTTGTCCAATGAACAATTTAATTAATGAAATTGGAAATGATGAAATTGCATATCAAAATGCACTTAAAAATATTGTTGAATTGTGGAAAAAAGCTTTGGTACAATTATTAGAAAGAGGCAAGTATGAACATTCTATTAAAAAAAATATTTCCAGTGAAGCTGTGGCAATTTATTTAATAAGTGCCTTTGAAGGTATTAGAGGAATTAGAAAACTATATGATAACGATTCTGTATTAGATGATTTTGTATCGGGTCTCTCTTTTTACTTAAAACAACTAAAAGTTTAA
- a CDS encoding haloacid dehalogenase type II, with translation MRNERRDFIKKSTLLGLGIAATPQFGIAANTVENTKEISSTRPKVLFFDVNETLLDLTAMKESVGKVLGNRNDLLPLWFTTMLQYSLVSTVGRQYNDFGIIGAAALQMVAANNNISLTEAQAREAILTPIRSLPAHPEVKSSLESLKKAGYKLVSFTNSSNKGVETQFKNAGLIDYFDQRLSIEDMGKFKPHADAYDWAARKMGIKPSECLLVAAHGWDIAGAIWAGWRGAFISRPGAQLYPLAPNPEINESNLKLVTDKLIALE, from the coding sequence ATGAGAAATGAAAGAAGAGATTTTATTAAAAAATCTACCTTATTAGGATTAGGAATTGCAGCTACACCACAATTTGGAATTGCAGCAAATACAGTTGAAAACACTAAAGAAATTAGTAGTACAAGACCAAAAGTTTTGTTTTTTGATGTAAATGAAACTTTATTAGACTTAACAGCTATGAAAGAAAGTGTAGGTAAAGTTCTAGGGAATAGAAATGATTTATTACCGCTTTGGTTTACAACTATGTTACAATACTCGTTGGTTTCAACTGTTGGAAGACAATACAATGATTTTGGTATTATTGGTGCTGCCGCATTGCAAATGGTAGCAGCTAACAATAATATTAGCTTAACAGAAGCACAAGCTAGAGAAGCAATTCTTACACCAATACGTTCTTTACCAGCACATCCAGAGGTGAAATCATCTTTAGAAAGCTTAAAAAAGGCAGGTTATAAGTTGGTGTCATTTACAAATTCTTCAAATAAAGGAGTTGAAACTCAATTTAAAAATGCAGGATTAATTGATTACTTTGATCAACGTTTAAGTATTGAAGATATGGGGAAATTTAAACCACATGCAGATGCATATGATTGGGCAGCTAGAAAAATGGGAATTAAACCAAGTGAATGTTTATTAGTTGCAGCCCATGGTTGGGATATTGCTGGTGCAATTTGGGCAGGATGGAGAGGCGCTTTTATTAGTAGACCAGGAGCTCAATTATATCCTTTAGCTCCAAATCCAGAAATAAATGAATCTAATTTAAAATTAGTAACCGATAAGTTAATTGCATTAGAATAA
- a CDS encoding SDR family oxidoreductase yields MSNIQNKVILVTGSSKGIGREVAILLAKNGAKIIVNHSNSQKEADETVNEIQKNGGEAIAIKADVSDRDQVKQLFDKSIESFGRIDVLVNNAGTMISKKLKDCTQQDFSKQFNVNVKGIFNTLQEADSKLADNGIIINFSSSTTKLMLPTYAIYSATKAAVEQMTRVYAKEIGRGISVNAIAPGATETELFMNGKSEEQIAKLSAMNAFNRLAKPIDIAKVVLFLANDDSKWISGQVIGANGALV; encoded by the coding sequence ATGAGTAATATACAAAATAAAGTAATTTTAGTTACGGGTTCTTCTAAAGGAATTGGAAGAGAAGTTGCTATTCTTTTAGCAAAAAATGGGGCAAAAATTATTGTCAATCATTCTAATAGTCAGAAAGAAGCTGATGAAACAGTTAATGAAATTCAAAAAAATGGAGGAGAAGCTATTGCTATAAAAGCTGATGTTAGCGATAGAGATCAGGTTAAACAATTATTTGATAAATCAATAGAATCTTTTGGTAGAATTGATGTTTTGGTTAATAATGCAGGTACTATGATTTCAAAAAAATTAAAAGATTGTACTCAACAAGATTTTTCTAAACAATTTAATGTTAATGTAAAAGGTATTTTTAATACACTGCAAGAAGCAGATAGTAAATTGGCTGATAATGGAATTATTATTAATTTTTCTTCAAGTACCACAAAATTAATGTTACCTACGTATGCTATTTATTCAGCCACAAAAGCTGCAGTTGAACAAATGACAAGAGTTTATGCTAAAGAGATAGGAAGAGGTATTTCTGTTAATGCTATTGCACCTGGTGCAACTGAAACCGAACTTTTTATGAATGGCAAGTCTGAAGAGCAAATTGCTAAGTTAAGTGCTATGAATGCTTTTAATAGATTGGCAAAACCTATAGATATTGCAAAAGTAGTATTGTTTTTAGCAAATGATGATTCTAAATGGATTTCTGGACAAGTAATTGGAGCAAATGGAGCATTAGTTTAA
- a CDS encoding DoxX family protein, with the protein MNKSELDKLGNKVLRLGLGFLFVWGGIEKLVVEYFGGVGLEKMANSLQRIGFGFLGESGTYALAIWLAVSELIAGLLILLNFKTFYASLYAAFILIVALFTVYITRGDWMQSMIHIALISAYIALGLQSYNFIKNK; encoded by the coding sequence ATGAATAAAAGTGAATTAGATAAATTAGGGAATAAAGTATTAAGATTAGGTTTGGGCTTTCTTTTTGTGTGGGGAGGAATAGAAAAACTTGTTGTTGAATATTTTGGAGGTGTTGGCTTAGAAAAAATGGCTAACTCTTTACAAAGAATTGGGTTTGGATTTTTAGGAGAATCTGGGACTTATGCTTTAGCAATATGGTTGGCTGTTTCAGAATTGATAGCAGGTCTACTAATACTATTAAATTTTAAAACATTTTATGCTAGTTTATATGCAGCTTTTATATTAATTGTAGCCCTTTTTACAGTGTATATTACAAGAGGAGATTGGATGCAATCTATGATTCATATCGCGCTTATTTCAGCTTATATTGCATTAGGGTTACAATCTTATAATTTTATTAAAAATAAATAA
- a CDS encoding DUF4105 domain-containing protein, producing MNPKHFFFLIAVLFSINFQGQTNLSEKATISVVTCGPGSELYASFGHSAFRVFDPINKIDKIYNYGTFNFDAPNFYLNFAKGKLTYQLSTTRFGYFLQIYNYEKRWVKTQELNLNKGQTQAIYNFLENNAKPANKDYQYDFFYNNCSTKIEEVIKGILKDSVTFNNNHITTQKTHRDLIADYTKNQKWGKFGIDLALGSVIDKKATKDDYKFLPDYIFSAFEHATINTKNGKQPLVKETKTVLNPKPNQVLKPLSFLTTPLFVLSCVSLLILFLSYKNFKNNTRSKWLDFSLFFITGIVGIAVLLLWFATDHTATYKNLNFLWAFAPNLIVAFYAIKLKLTKWTLYYTLLLISLIALAFILWIYKIQVFNIAMLPLLVALLVHYLFLLNFIHKKIK from the coding sequence ATGAATCCTAAACACTTCTTCTTTTTAATTGCAGTATTATTTTCAATTAATTTTCAGGGACAAACAAATCTTTCCGAAAAAGCAACAATAAGTGTTGTTACTTGCGGACCAGGTAGTGAATTATATGCTTCTTTCGGACATAGTGCTTTTAGAGTTTTTGACCCCATTAATAAAATTGATAAAATATATAATTACGGAACATTTAATTTTGATGCTCCTAACTTTTATTTAAATTTTGCTAAAGGAAAACTAACTTACCAGCTATCAACCACTAGATTTGGATATTTTTTACAAATTTATAATTATGAAAAAAGATGGGTTAAAACTCAAGAATTAAACTTAAATAAAGGGCAAACACAAGCAATTTATAACTTCTTAGAAAACAATGCTAAACCTGCTAACAAAGATTATCAATACGATTTCTTTTACAACAATTGCTCTACAAAAATAGAAGAAGTTATAAAAGGAATTTTAAAAGATAGCGTAACGTTTAACAACAACCATATTACCACACAAAAAACACATAGAGATTTAATTGCAGATTATACAAAAAATCAGAAATGGGGTAAATTTGGAATTGATTTAGCCTTGGGTTCTGTAATAGATAAGAAAGCAACAAAAGACGATTATAAATTTTTACCAGACTATATTTTTAGCGCTTTTGAACATGCTACAATTAACACCAAAAATGGAAAACAACCTTTGGTAAAAGAAACAAAAACTGTTTTAAATCCAAAACCTAACCAAGTTTTAAAACCTTTATCTTTTTTGACTACACCTTTATTTGTATTAAGCTGTGTCAGTTTATTAATTTTATTTTTAAGTTATAAAAATTTTAAAAACAACACAAGATCTAAATGGTTAGATTTTTCACTTTTCTTTATAACTGGAATTGTTGGAATTGCAGTGCTATTACTTTGGTTTGCTACCGACCACACGGCAACATATAAAAATCTTAATTTTTTATGGGCATTTGCTCCAAACTTAATAGTTGCATTTTATGCTATAAAATTAAAACTAACTAAATGGACACTTTATTATACATTACTATTAATAAGCTTAATTGCACTTGCTTTTATACTTTGGATTTATAAAATACAAGTATTTAATATTGCAATGCTTCCTTTATTAGTTGCTTTATTAGTACACTATTTATTTTTACTAAACTTTATTCATAAAAAAATAAAGTAG
- a CDS encoding PorV/PorQ family protein encodes MKKYLLLFLFSTQLIMAQSVRKYSNEFLNIGVDAAAFGMSKAVVATSNDVNSSYWNPAGLVAVKNYEGSIMHAEYFEGIAKYDYAAFAMPIDDKSAVGISIIRFGVDDILNTTELIDSEGNIDYNKISLFSAADYALNLSYARNLNIEGLNVGLNTKIIRRIIGDFATSWGFGLDAALQYKKNDWKYGVMLRDITTTYNSWNIDEKEFEKIQNAIPDQNQELPETTEITLPKAQIGVARKFNISKYFNLLSELDLNLRFTKTNDIISSDAISIDPALGFQLDYTDLVYLRAGIGNIQKELQFDESTETSVQPNFGVGFKYKGIQIDYALTNIGSVGAALYSNVFSIKVDFENFR; translated from the coding sequence TTGAAAAAATATCTACTACTCTTTTTATTTTCTACACAACTAATTATGGCACAATCTGTCCGTAAATATTCCAATGAATTTTTAAATATTGGTGTAGATGCAGCCGCTTTTGGAATGAGTAAAGCTGTTGTTGCAACTAGTAACGACGTAAATTCTTCTTATTGGAATCCTGCGGGTTTAGTAGCTGTTAAAAATTATGAAGGTTCCATTATGCACGCTGAATATTTTGAAGGAATTGCAAAATACGATTATGCGGCTTTTGCAATGCCAATTGATGATAAAAGTGCTGTTGGTATTTCAATAATTAGATTTGGTGTAGATGATATTTTAAATACCACAGAACTTATTGATAGTGAAGGAAATATAGATTACAATAAAATTAGTTTGTTTTCTGCGGCAGATTATGCTTTAAATTTATCGTATGCAAGAAATTTAAATATTGAAGGATTAAATGTTGGATTAAATACTAAAATTATAAGAAGAATTATTGGCGATTTTGCAACATCTTGGGGTTTTGGACTAGATGCTGCTCTTCAATATAAAAAAAACGATTGGAAATATGGAGTAATGTTAAGAGATATTACAACCACGTATAATTCTTGGAATATTGATGAGAAAGAGTTTGAAAAAATCCAAAATGCAATTCCAGATCAAAATCAAGAATTACCTGAAACCACTGAAATTACACTTCCAAAAGCGCAAATTGGTGTTGCACGAAAATTCAATATTTCAAAATATTTTAATTTGCTTTCCGAATTAGACCTTAATCTTCGTTTTACAAAAACAAACGATATTATTTCATCTGATGCTATAAGTATAGATCCTGCTCTAGGTTTTCAACTAGATTATACAGACTTGGTATATTTAAGAGCTGGAATTGGTAATATTCAAAAAGAATTACAATTCGATGAAAGTACAGAAACATCGGTACAACCTAATTTTGGCGTTGGTTTTAAATACAAAGGAATTCAAATAGATTATGCACTAACAAATATTGGTAGTGTTGGAGCAGCACTCTATTCAAATGTTTTTTCTATAAAAGTTGATTTTGAAAATTTTAGATAA
- a CDS encoding YheT family hydrolase: MPIIESNYKPSLLFKNVHLNTVYKTLFYSKKNTYKRERITTKDNDFLDLDFSINNSNTLVIALHGLEGSSKSKYIISVVNYLNNNNIDCVAVNFRGCSGEDNNNIYSYNSGQTEDITTIINYILTNCNYKNIVLLGYSMGGNITLKYLGETAKIPPQIKGGIAISTPCDLEGSSIALSSWYNTVYIKRFMRSLKKKTLLKLEKFPDCKIDKNAIAKAKTFTDFDNAVTAPLFGYKNAQDYWRQCSSKQFLKEIKLPTLIINALDDTFLSKSCYPFDEAKTNNNLFLETPKYGGHVGFNSSKYGKDLLWSENRILNYINHIISK, translated from the coding sequence ATGCCCATAATAGAATCTAATTATAAACCTTCACTTCTTTTTAAAAATGTACATTTAAATACCGTTTATAAAACATTATTTTATTCAAAAAAAAACACTTATAAAAGAGAACGAATTACAACTAAAGACAACGATTTTTTAGATTTAGATTTTTCTATAAATAATTCTAATACATTGGTAATTGCTCTTCACGGACTAGAAGGAAGCTCTAAATCAAAATATATAATATCCGTTGTTAATTACTTAAATAATAACAATATAGATTGTGTTGCTGTTAATTTTAGAGGGTGTAGTGGTGAAGATAACAACAATATTTACTCTTATAATAGTGGGCAAACAGAAGATATAACAACTATAATTAATTATATTCTAACCAACTGTAATTACAAAAACATAGTGCTTTTAGGTTATAGTATGGGTGGAAATATTACGCTTAAATATTTAGGTGAAACCGCAAAAATTCCACCTCAAATTAAAGGTGGTATTGCAATTTCTACACCGTGTGACTTAGAAGGTTCTTCTATTGCTTTGTCCAGTTGGTACAATACTGTATACATAAAAAGGTTTATGAGAAGTTTAAAAAAGAAGACCTTACTAAAACTAGAAAAATTTCCAGATTGTAAAATAGATAAAAATGCAATTGCTAAAGCCAAAACGTTTACTGATTTTGACAATGCCGTTACCGCACCACTTTTTGGCTATAAAAATGCACAAGATTACTGGAGACAATGCAGTTCTAAACAGTTTTTAAAAGAAATAAAACTACCAACGTTAATTATAAATGCTTTAGACGACACTTTCCTATCTAAAAGTTGTTATCCCTTTGATGAAGCCAAAACTAATAATAACTTATTTTTAGAAACTCCTAAATATGGTGGACACGTTGGTTTTAATTCTTCTAAATATGGAAAAGATTTACTGTGGAGCGAAAACAGAATTTTAAACTATATTAATCATATTATTTCTAAATAA
- a CDS encoding phosphatidylcholine/phosphatidylserine synthase yields MSFKKYIPNFLTLLNLFSGTIAVIFAVNNELELAAYFVFLGIFFDFFDGFAARIFKVQGELGKQLDSLADVVTSGVVPGVVLYKLLQTKNTVEIFNTEIVSWKTQEIELVPFFGLLVTLAAAYRLAKFNIDERQTSSFIGLPTPAAALVVLSLPLILNYSSLEIATVIIENKLFLIGLTIVLSILMNAEIPLFSLKFKDYSWKNNKIKFSFILLTAILCIALKFVAIPVVIIVYVLMSLFFKEKKVKY; encoded by the coding sequence ATGTCGTTTAAAAAATACATTCCAAATTTTCTTACGCTGTTAAATTTATTTTCAGGAACAATTGCTGTAATTTTTGCTGTAAATAATGAATTAGAACTAGCGGCTTATTTTGTTTTTTTAGGTATATTTTTTGATTTTTTTGATGGTTTTGCAGCTCGTATTTTTAAAGTACAAGGCGAATTAGGAAAACAGTTAGATTCTTTAGCAGATGTTGTTACAAGCGGAGTAGTGCCTGGTGTTGTGCTTTATAAATTATTGCAAACAAAAAATACAGTTGAAATTTTTAATACTGAAATTGTTTCTTGGAAAACACAAGAAATAGAATTAGTTCCATTTTTTGGTTTATTAGTTACATTGGCAGCAGCATATAGGTTAGCAAAATTTAATATTGATGAGCGACAAACGAGTTCTTTTATAGGTTTGCCAACACCCGCTGCGGCTTTGGTGGTATTGTCTTTGCCCTTAATTTTAAATTATAGTTCTTTAGAAATAGCTACAGTTATTATAGAAAATAAACTATTTTTAATTGGATTAACTATAGTTTTAAGTATTTTAATGAATGCTGAAATTCCACTATTTTCTTTAAAATTTAAAGATTATAGTTGGAAAAATAATAAGATTAAATTTAGTTTTATATTATTAACGGCAATTTTATGTATTGCATTAAAATTTGTAGCAATACCTGTTGTAATAATTGTATATGTGTTAATGTCTTTGTTTTTTAAAGAAAAAAAAGTAAAATATTAA
- the lptB gene encoding LPS export ABC transporter ATP-binding protein — translation MKLRAENIKKKYGSRYVVKGISVEVEQGEIVGLLGPNGAGKTTSFYMIVGMIRPNEGDIYLDDEKITDFPMYKRAQKGVGYLAQEASVFRKLSVEDNIMSVLQFTGLSKKEQKEKLESLIEEFSLDHVRKNRGDLLSGGERRRTEIARALASDPKFILLDEPFAGVDPIAVEDIQSIVAHLKDRNIGILITDHNVQETLAITDKTYLMFEGGILKKGTPEELAADETVRRVYLGKDFELKKKRF, via the coding sequence ATGAAGCTAAGAGCAGAAAATATTAAGAAAAAATACGGTAGCAGATATGTAGTTAAAGGAATTTCTGTTGAAGTTGAACAAGGAGAAATTGTTGGTTTATTAGGACCGAATGGTGCTGGAAAAACCACGTCTTTTTACATGATTGTTGGTATGATTAGACCAAATGAAGGTGATATTTATTTAGATGATGAAAAAATCACCGATTTTCCAATGTATAAAAGAGCTCAAAAAGGTGTTGGTTATTTAGCTCAAGAAGCTTCTGTTTTTAGAAAACTATCTGTAGAAGATAATATTATGTCTGTATTACAATTTACAGGGCTTTCAAAAAAAGAACAAAAAGAAAAACTAGAATCACTTATTGAAGAATTTAGTTTAGACCATGTTCGTAAAAACCGTGGCGATTTACTTTCTGGTGGAGAACGTAGAAGAACTGAAATTGCTCGTGCATTAGCATCTGATCCTAAATTTATTTTATTAGATGAACCTTTTGCTGGTGTTGACCCAATTGCAGTTGAAGATATACAAAGTATTGTAGCGCATTTAAAAGATAGAAATATTGGTATTTTAATTACCGACCACAACGTACAAGAAACCTTAGCTATTACAGACAAAACCTATTTAATGTTTGAAGGTGGAATTTTAAAAAAAGGTACTCCTGAAGAATTAGCCGCAGATGAAACTGTTAGACGTGTTTATTTAGGTAAAGATTTTGAACTTAAAAAGAAACGTTTTTAG
- a CDS encoding carboxymuconolactone decarboxylase family protein, whose protein sequence is MPNQVEEFNAYRLKMNDKILADNNKVIKRIFNLDTNAFKEGHLDVKTKELLGLVASTVLRCDDCVKYHLETCFKEGISKEEVMETLSIATLIGGTIVIPHLRKAYEFWEELELNENS, encoded by the coding sequence ATGCCTAATCAAGTTGAAGAATTTAATGCATATCGTTTAAAAATGAACGATAAAATTTTAGCTGATAACAATAAAGTTATAAAACGTATTTTTAATTTAGATACAAACGCATTTAAAGAAGGACATTTAGATGTAAAAACTAAAGAATTATTAGGCTTAGTAGCATCAACCGTTTTAAGATGTGATGATTGCGTAAAATACCATTTAGAAACCTGTTTTAAAGAAGGAATTTCTAAAGAAGAAGTAATGGAAACACTTTCCATAGCTACTTTAATTGGTGGAACCATTGTTATTCCGCATTTAAGAAAAGCTTATGAATTTTGGGAAGAATTAGAATTAAATGAAAATAGCTAA
- the tatC gene encoding twin-arginine translocase subunit TatC translates to MAKAEKEMSFLDHVEELRWHLVRSSLAIIFFGIIAFIFKGFIFNTILFAPKDANFLTYRVFCSISQFFGTDGLCIEDIPFTFQSLAMAEQFSVHIWTSITVGFIIAFPFIIWEVWKFISPGLYEKERKSAKSFIIISSFLFFIGVLFGYYVVTPLSVNFLGNYSVSDAVERNIKIGSYISLVRSSLLASGLIFELPIVMYFLTKMGLITPDFLKKYRKHALVLVLILAAVITPPDIISQIIVAIPILLLYEVSIYISKVVIKSELKKSKQNA, encoded by the coding sequence ATGGCGAAAGCAGAAAAAGAAATGTCGTTTTTAGACCACGTTGAAGAATTAAGGTGGCATCTTGTAAGATCTAGTTTAGCTATAATCTTCTTCGGAATTATAGCCTTTATATTTAAAGGTTTTATTTTTAATACTATTTTATTTGCTCCAAAAGATGCAAATTTTTTAACATATAGAGTGTTTTGTAGCATTTCTCAATTTTTTGGTACTGATGGACTTTGCATTGAAGATATTCCTTTTACGTTCCAAAGTTTAGCAATGGCAGAACAATTTAGTGTTCATATTTGGACCTCTATAACTGTTGGTTTTATTATTGCATTTCCATTTATAATATGGGAAGTTTGGAAATTTATAAGTCCTGGGTTATACGAAAAAGAACGAAAAAGTGCCAAAAGCTTTATCATTATTTCTTCATTCTTGTTTTTTATTGGTGTTTTATTTGGATACTATGTAGTAACACCACTTTCAGTAAACTTTTTAGGAAACTACTCTGTTAGTGATGCTGTTGAAAGAAATATTAAAATAGGTTCTTACATATCTTTAGTACGCTCATCTTTACTAGCTTCTGGCCTAATTTTTGAGTTACCAATAGTTATGTATTTTCTTACTAAAATGGGTTTAATTACTCCAGATTTTTTAAAAAAATATAGAAAACATGCCTTAGTTTTAGTACTTATATTAGCTGCTGTAATAACACCTCCAGATATTATTAGCCAAATAATTGTAGCTATTCCAATCCTTTTGTTATATGAAGTTAGTATCTATATTTCAAAAGTTGTAATTAAAAGTGAACTCAAAAAAAGTAAACAAAATGCCTAA
- a CDS encoding SIS domain-containing protein, whose translation MKNKNTIIEIAKQTIIEESNAIANLINFVDENFTKTVNYILTSKGRVIVTGIGKSANIATKIVATLNSTGTPAIFMHAADAIHGDLGNIQKNDTVICISKSGNTPEIKVLVPLIKNYGNTIVAITGNTTSFLGTHADYVLSSFVEKEACPNNLAPTSSTTAQLVIGDALAVCLLEKNHFSTEDFARYHPGGALGKKLYLRVNDLIENNELPMVTPTTPIKDVIIEISKKRLGTTAVIENNKIVGIITDGDLRRMLKENPDISLVLAKDIMGKNPKTIAADAMAIQALKTMEKNNITQILVEDGTKYVGVVHLHDLLKEGIF comes from the coding sequence TTGAAAAATAAAAATACAATTATTGAGATTGCAAAGCAAACTATTATTGAAGAAAGCAACGCAATTGCGAATTTAATAAATTTTGTTGATGAAAATTTCACAAAAACTGTTAATTATATCCTAACATCAAAAGGAAGGGTTATAGTAACAGGTATTGGCAAAAGCGCAAATATAGCAACTAAAATTGTTGCAACCCTAAATTCAACTGGTACTCCGGCCATTTTTATGCACGCTGCAGATGCAATTCATGGTGATTTAGGTAATATTCAAAAAAATGATACTGTAATATGTATATCTAAAAGTGGAAATACGCCTGAAATTAAAGTTTTAGTACCATTAATTAAAAATTATGGAAATACAATTGTTGCAATTACAGGAAACACTACATCTTTTTTAGGAACTCATGCCGATTATGTATTAAGCTCTTTTGTTGAAAAAGAAGCCTGTCCAAATAATTTAGCACCAACTTCTAGTACTACAGCTCAATTAGTTATTGGAGATGCACTAGCAGTTTGTTTATTAGAAAAAAACCATTTTTCTACTGAAGATTTTGCAAGGTATCATCCAGGTGGAGCACTTGGTAAAAAATTATATTTAAGAGTTAACGACTTAATTGAAAATAATGAGCTTCCAATGGTAACACCAACAACACCTATTAAAGATGTTATTATTGAAATCTCAAAAAAACGCTTAGGTACAACTGCTGTAATTGAAAATAATAAAATTGTTGGTATTATAACAGATGGTGATTTAAGACGTATGCTAAAAGAAAATCCAGATATTAGTTTGGTTCTAGCTAAAGATATTATGGGTAAAAATCCTAAAACCATAGCTGCTGATGCAATGGCAATTCAAGCTTTAAAAACTATGGAAAAGAATAATATTACTCAAATTTTAGTAGAAGATGGCACAAAATACGTAGGAGTTGTACATTTGCATGATTTATTAAAAGAAGGAATTTTTTAA